The Myxococcota bacterium genome has a window encoding:
- the eno gene encoding phosphopyruvate hydratase (catalyzes the formation of phosphoenolpyruvate from 2-phospho-D-glycerate in glycolysis) — MSRITVVRAREILDSRGNPTLEVDVRTESGAAGRAAVPSGASTGSREALELRDGGKRYRGKGVQRAVEHVNGELARAVAGLELGGLSEQA, encoded by the coding sequence ATGAGTCGCATCACCGTGGTGAGAGCCCGCGAGATCCTCGACTCGCGCGGCAACCCGACGCTCGAGGTGGATGTCCGGACCGAATCCGGCGCGGCGGGCCGCGCGGCCGTGCCTTCGGGCGCATCGACCGGCAGCCGCGAGGCGCTCGAGCTGCGCGACGGCGGCAAGCGCTACCGCGGCAAGGGCGTACAGCGCGCGGTCGAGCACGTGAACGGCGAGCTCGCGCGCGCGGTGGCGGGGCTCGAGCTGGGCGGCCTCTCCGAGCAGGCCG